CACGCTCACCGCTTGCCATGATCACTGGAATATCTCTCCACCGCTGGTCTTTCTTCAGGATCTCCAAAGTTGCCGGACCATTCAAATTTGGCATATTATAATCTAAAAAGATTAGATCAGCGGGCTTTTTTTCCATAGCATTTATTAGTTCGCTTCCATCGGAAAAGCAGTGAACGGTTGCATTTAAACGGGTCAGCAGGATTTTCAACGCATAGGCACTCATGGCCTCATCTTCGGCAACATATACCCTGTAATTATCCAATTGAATCATTTTGACATCATCGACTTTGGGAATGTCTTCAGTATTTCCTTTGATAAAAGGCAATTTGGCAAAAATTGTGGTAATATTGTTTTCACTGCTGATACCCCATGTTCCTCCTAATTGTTGTACAAACATATGAATTACTGCCCCACCCAATCCTGAACTTTCCTTCTTACCTGTGCGGTCTGCTTTGAAAGGTTTCATTAGATTACTAAGAGTAGCTTTAGGTATATTGGGCCCTTTGCTACTGACAGAAAGGGTGAAATATCCGTCACCATTATTCCTTATCGTTAATATTATCTCACTGTTATTGTTTCCATATTTATTAGCGTTACCGACCATATTGATCATTATAGAATGTATGATATTAGGAAAACCTTGTACGGCCTGTGGCATATCACAAATGTTGGCAACCAACTTCTGATCTTTTTCTTTCAACAAGGATCGGATTAAATTATTAAGGTCTGCAACCCTTTCAGCCATTGAAAACGTAATGACTTTTAAGCCATTGTTCAATTGCGATTCTGAAAGCGTCAGGATATCATTGATCAAACCTTTGATATCCCTTAGTGCCGTGAGTTGATCATTCACCGCCTCTTCCATTTTATCGCTGCTTCTGCTCTCCGTAAGTTCTTCCTGTATCCTGATGGCGTTTGCAAATATGGCATTCAAGGGAGTTCTTAATTCATGATTAAGTGCGGCGATAAAAAGTCTGTTGTGATAAATTGTTTTGTTCAAACCAGGATTGCGATCATATTGAGACACTAAAGGACGGCTGATCAAAAATGTCAGGAATATAATACCAAACAGTGAGGATTCGCGCAGAACAATACCCGCTCCAAAGGAAATATTGAAAGGATCTACATTCAATGGAATAAAGTGGAAAATTTCCAGTAAAATAAGCGTACCCACCGCGGCAACCGATGCATAACGTCGCTCCCTTTTTTGATAAAAGACCAGAAAATTAATGGCGTTTAACCACACTATCAGTGCTTCCAGGTTAATATACTTGCGCATTAATAATCCGAAATAAGATACAGCCAGACATTGAACCATATAGGTCATTAAACCTGCACCGTCATACTTCTTAACAGCGTTTAAATGAAAGGTCAGGCAGACCAGCGTGAATTCTATAATTGCAGGTACTATAATGTAAGGACTTTTGGTCAAAATTGAAAAAAGCGGGCCGATAGTTAAGATCAGTAAGCCAAGCGTTATATTCAGGGTATTGACGAAGACAACTTGCCTTACTCTTTCTTCTGGTAATTCTTCGCTAATACCAAGTCTCTTTACCTGTTGAAAAATAACAGCCAGGCGAGAAACCAGAATTGAGGGTTTAAACATAACGAGTTGATGTTTTGGTCGAAATTCAAAGGATTGCTAAAGTTCCAATTTTTCTGATTTGACAAAGTTACCAATTGCTTCGTTAATGCCAGTTAACATCGTGTTAACGCAGTTTGATTTCTCAGCATCAAAAACTGCTATTCAATTTACGCCATCTGCGCGGCTTGAAATTTATCCGTTTTAGCTTTCTGCAAATCACACCTAAATCCTGGTTGCCTTCATCACCGTGAATGCCCTGCTAATAAGCTTGATTAGTCCTGAAATCCTGTTTGGAAGGAAGGCGGCTAAAGGACTTGCGAAATTAGGTCAGGCCGCTTATTCCGAGCGCATAAATGCCGTCTCGTACCTCGCCGTCATCCTGACGGAACTTTATAGCTCTCCATAATCTTACCTAACCAGTTCTGATTGCCGTCTTTTAACCGCTTTCCTTCCAAAACAGGGTTCAATCGGGGAAAAAGAAGAGAAAGAATTTTTCATTACTAAAAAATTATTAACATGGCACACGAACTGAATTTCAACGAGACCACAGGACAGCACAGCTTTTTTTCAGTAAAAGAGATAGCATGGCACGGATTGGGCCAGATAGTTCAGGATTATCCGACAAGTGCAGAAGCACTGAAATTTGCACACCTTGACTTCACCGTAGAAAAGAGGCCAATTTTCACGGGTAATGTATCCAGTTCCCAAGATGAAGGAGCAGGGGAGATGACGATTCCTAACATAACCGTACCTGACTATTTTGCAACCGTTAGACAAGATAACAACGCGGTGCTAGGGGTAGTTGGTAAAGACTACCATATCGTCCAAAATACGGACGCATTTGCCTTCTTTGACGCGATCGTTGGCGGCGACGGCATACAGTACGAAACTGCCGGAGGACTAGGAAAAGGAGAGCGTATATTTATTACTGCAAAACTTCCCGGTTACATCAAAGTCGGCAACGATGATCTGATTGAAAAATATCTATTTTTAACAACCAGCCATGATGGAAGCGGCAGCATCACAGCGGCGTTCACACCCGTTCGCATAGTTTGTGCAAATACATTACGGGCAGCACTGGCAAACATGACCAATACCATTAAAATTCGTCATACAGCCAACGTACAAGAGCGCCTTAAGCAAGCCC
This window of the Chitinophaga sancti genome carries:
- a CDS encoding DUF932 domain-containing protein; protein product: MAHELNFNETTGQHSFFSVKEIAWHGLGQIVQDYPTSAEALKFAHLDFTVEKRPIFTGNVSSSQDEGAGEMTIPNITVPDYFATVRQDNNAVLGVVGKDYHIVQNTDAFAFFDAIVGGDGIQYETAGGLGKGERIFITAKLPGYIKVGNDDLIEKYLFLTTSHDGSGSITAAFTPVRIVCANTLRAALANMTNTIKIRHTANVQERLKQAHRLMGISNNLSKEMEGVFNQWSKSRISDAGVKKLIQLALAPSREVLANVKADRMDTLTSTFNNMVDAAYEYGMSNHTQQMETTEGTVFGAYNAVTGFFQNVRKYKTTEDKVKSILLGGNAQIKTQNAFNICMEVSKKGEEFLQFNCN
- a CDS encoding ATP-binding response regulator translates to MFKPSILVSRLAVIFQQVKRLGISEELPEERVRQVVFVNTLNITLGLLILTIGPLFSILTKSPYIIVPAIIEFTLVCLTFHLNAVKKYDGAGLMTYMVQCLAVSYFGLLMRKYINLEALIVWLNAINFLVFYQKRERRYASVAAVGTLILLEIFHFIPLNVDPFNISFGAGIVLRESSLFGIIFLTFLISRPLVSQYDRNPGLNKTIYHNRLFIAALNHELRTPLNAIFANAIRIQEELTESRSSDKMEEAVNDQLTALRDIKGLINDILTLSESQLNNGLKVITFSMAERVADLNNLIRSLLKEKDQKLVANICDMPQAVQGFPNIIHSIMINMVGNANKYGNNNSEIILTIRNNGDGYFTLSVSSKGPNIPKATLSNLMKPFKADRTGKKESSGLGGAVIHMFVQQLGGTWGISSENNITTIFAKLPFIKGNTEDIPKVDDVKMIQLDNYRVYVAEDEAMSAYALKILLTRLNATVHCFSDGSELINAMEKKPADLIFLDYNMPNLNGPATLEILKKDQRWRDIPVIMASGERVSSNHGSSFQYNADAYINKPIDFNEFYSAILSIQKMIIDQTIAV